A DNA window from Pyrus communis chromosome 3, drPyrComm1.1, whole genome shotgun sequence contains the following coding sequences:
- the LOC137729200 gene encoding polyadenylate-binding protein RBP45B-like isoform X2, giving the protein MMMQPGAGGVAPSALGQQPAQQYGQQPAQPYMMMPPPTAQAPAMWAPQSHVAPPAPQLPQHSQPASADEVRTLWIGDLQYWMEENYLYNIFLHTGEVVSVKVIRNKQTCQSEGYGFIEFNSRAAAERVLQAFNGTPMPNGAQNFRLNWASTGEKRSDDTPDYTIFVGDLAADVTDYVLQETFRARYPSCKSAKVVIDRLTGCTKGYGFVKFGDESEQMRAMTEMNGVLCSTRPMRIGPAANKNAGGSQQYSNASYQNSQGAKNESDPNNTTIFVGNLDGNVTDDHLRQVFSKYGELVHVKIPMGKRCGFVQFADR; this is encoded by the exons ATGATGATGCAACCGGGTGCAGGCGGTGTGGCTCCGTCGGCATTGGGCCAGCAGCCCGCCCAGCAGTATGGCCAGCAACCCGCGCAGCCCTACATGATGATGCCACCACCTACTGCCCAGGCACCTGCCATGTGGGCCCCGCAGTCGCATGTGGCCCCTCCGGCTCCGCAGCTCCCCCAGCACTCCCAGCCCGCCTCCGCCGACGAGGTACGCACGCTTTGGATCGGCGACCTGCAGTACTGGATGGAGGAGAACTATCTCtacaatatttttcttcacacCGGCGAG GTTGTTTCTGTGAAAGTCATCCGCAACAAGCAAACTTGTCAATCAGAGGGTTACGGGTTCATCGAATTCAATAGCCGTGCTGCTGCGGAAAGAGTGCTTCAGGCATTCAATGGTACCCCAATGCCAAATGGTGCCCAGAATTTTAGATTGAACTGGGCATCTACCGGCGAGAAGCGTTCGGATGATACCCCGGATTATACGATATTTGTTGGAGATTTGGCTGCTGATGTGACGGATTATGTGCTACAAGAGACATTCAGGGCCCGTTATCCATCATGTAAGAGTGCCAAGGTCGTCATTGATAGGCTCACTGGGTGCACCAAGGGGTATGGATTTGTTAAGTTTGGAGATGAGTCTGAACAGATGCGTGCCATGACTGAGATGAATGGAGTTCTATGCTCTACAAGGCCTATGCGAATTGGACCAGCAGCAAACAAAAACGCCGGGGGCAGTCAGCAGTATTCAAATG CTTCATATCAAAATTCTCAgggtgcaaagaatgagagtgATCCGAACAATACAACT ATATTTGTAGGTAATCTGGATGGTAATGTCACTGATGACCATTTGAGACAAGTTTTCAGCAAGTACGGTGAGCTAGTTCATGTCAAGATACCAATGGGCAAGCGATGTGGGTTTGTTCAGTTTGCAGACAGGTGA
- the LOC137729200 gene encoding polyadenylate-binding protein RBP45B-like isoform X1, which produces MMMQPGAGGVAPSALGQQPAQQYGQQPAQPYMMMPPPTAQAPAMWAPQSHVAPPAPQLPQHSQPASADEVRTLWIGDLQYWMEENYLYNIFLHTGEVVSVKVIRNKQTCQSEGYGFIEFNSRAAAERVLQAFNGTPMPNGAQNFRLNWASTGEKRSDDTPDYTIFVGDLAADVTDYVLQETFRARYPSCKSAKVVIDRLTGCTKGYGFVKFGDESEQMRAMTEMNGVLCSTRPMRIGPAANKNAGGSQQYSNASYQNSQGAKNESDPNNTTIFVGNLDGNVTDDHLRQVFSKYGELVHVKIPMGKRCGFVQFADRSCAEEALRVLNGSQLGAQNIRLSWGRSPSNKQPQADPSQWNGGGGYYGFAPTPDSYGYAQVSQDPNVYYGSYPAAGYGNYQQPQQQQQQQIGYS; this is translated from the exons ATGATGATGCAACCGGGTGCAGGCGGTGTGGCTCCGTCGGCATTGGGCCAGCAGCCCGCCCAGCAGTATGGCCAGCAACCCGCGCAGCCCTACATGATGATGCCACCACCTACTGCCCAGGCACCTGCCATGTGGGCCCCGCAGTCGCATGTGGCCCCTCCGGCTCCGCAGCTCCCCCAGCACTCCCAGCCCGCCTCCGCCGACGAGGTACGCACGCTTTGGATCGGCGACCTGCAGTACTGGATGGAGGAGAACTATCTCtacaatatttttcttcacacCGGCGAG GTTGTTTCTGTGAAAGTCATCCGCAACAAGCAAACTTGTCAATCAGAGGGTTACGGGTTCATCGAATTCAATAGCCGTGCTGCTGCGGAAAGAGTGCTTCAGGCATTCAATGGTACCCCAATGCCAAATGGTGCCCAGAATTTTAGATTGAACTGGGCATCTACCGGCGAGAAGCGTTCGGATGATACCCCGGATTATACGATATTTGTTGGAGATTTGGCTGCTGATGTGACGGATTATGTGCTACAAGAGACATTCAGGGCCCGTTATCCATCATGTAAGAGTGCCAAGGTCGTCATTGATAGGCTCACTGGGTGCACCAAGGGGTATGGATTTGTTAAGTTTGGAGATGAGTCTGAACAGATGCGTGCCATGACTGAGATGAATGGAGTTCTATGCTCTACAAGGCCTATGCGAATTGGACCAGCAGCAAACAAAAACGCCGGGGGCAGTCAGCAGTATTCAAATG CTTCATATCAAAATTCTCAgggtgcaaagaatgagagtgATCCGAACAATACAACT ATATTTGTAGGTAATCTGGATGGTAATGTCACTGATGACCATTTGAGACAAGTTTTCAGCAAGTACGGTGAGCTAGTTCATGTCAAGATACCAATGGGCAAGCGATGTGGGTTTGTTCAGTTTGCAGACAG AAGCTGTGCCGAAGAAGCATTGCGTGTACTAAATGGATCTCAGCTGGGTGCACAAAATATCCGTCTTTCATGGGGGCGCAGTCCTTCAAACAAGCAG CCCCAGGCAGATCCAAGCCAATGGAATGGTGGCGGCGGCTACTATGGATTTGCACCTACCCCCGATAGCTATGGGTACGCACAAGTTTCCCAAGACCCTAACGTGTACTATGGAAGTTATCCTGCTGCCGGGTACGGTAATTACCAGCAgccgcagcagcagcagcagcaacaaatCGGGTACAGCTGA
- the LOC137729201 gene encoding mediator of RNA polymerase II transcription subunit 21: MDIISQLQGQVNTIASLTFNTFGTLQRDSPPVRLSPNYPEPPANPTEDAADFAQQPKLMGAALVKAAKQFDALVAALPLADGGEEGQLKRIAELQAENDAVGQELQRQLEAAEKELREVRELFGQSVENCLNLKKPD, encoded by the exons ATGGATATAATCTCCCAATTACAGGGGCAAGTGAACACAATTGCTTCTCTTACCTTCAATACCTTTGGGACACTACAAAGGGATTCTCCTCCAGTCCGACTTTCACCAAATTACCCAGAACCGCCAGCTAATCCTACCGAGGATGCTGCTGATTTTGCCCAACAACCCAAGCTCATGGGGGCAGCTCTTGTTAAGGCTGCTAAGCAG TTTGATGCATTAGTTGCAGCACTTCCATTAGCCGATGGAGGTGAAGAAGGGCAGCTGAAACGGATTGCAGAACTGCAG GCCGAAAATGATGCTGTCGGACAAGAACTCCAGAGACAACTCGAAGCTGCAG AGAAAGAATTAAGGGAGGTCCGCGAATTGTTCGGCCAATCGGTAGAAAATTGCTTGAACTTGAAGAAACCCGACTGA